From Triticum aestivum cultivar Chinese Spring chromosome 4A, IWGSC CS RefSeq v2.1, whole genome shotgun sequence, a single genomic window includes:
- the LOC123085817 gene encoding uncharacterized protein, whose product MVGSSARVGWSSGGKGVAKQYYLQGRNPEAVPPDDGRLTRGSYWRRPTRAPWPHLCSSGPARQLQLQIVGPAWRLPLQLGGPAGPVASAATRSCRWCARCWDSASSSASRRSSSTSASTGTGSRTSSCTRSSASPSCPWHASRMACAVWEHKPGKLLSRCGAVHGAVIVVLTPWPLPLPSEKTSLACGGGGYYWSGGTFCFPFSSFLERHNMYEEEAMRTTRVEMGMRGELWDDSALVDCLDHAVPPTRHAAGRMVWN is encoded by the exons ATGGTCGGTAGCAGCGCCAGGGTCGGCTGGTCGTCGGGCGGCAAGGGCGTCGCCAAGCAGTACTACCTCCAGGGCAGGAACCCAGAGGCCGTGCCCCCGGACGACGGCCGCCTCACCAGAGGAAGCTACTGGAGGAGGCCGACGAGGGCACCTTGGCCCCATCTTTGCAGCAGCGGCCCAGCGCGGCAGCTCCAGCTGCAGATCGTCGGCCCGGCGTGGCGGCTCCCGCTGCAGCTCGGAGGACCGGCGGGTCCCGTAGCTTCCGCTGCAACTCGGAGCTGCAGATGGTGCGCTCGTTGCTG GGACTCGGCTTCCTCATCGGCATCACGGCGGTCGTCCTCGACTTCGGCCTCAACGGGGACAGGCTCAAGAACATCGTCGTGCACAAGGTCATCGGCTTCTCCATCCTGTCCATGGCATGCCTCCAG AATGGCATGTGCTGTATGGGAACACAAGCCTGGAAAACTCCTCTCCCGATGCGGAGCAGTCCACGGCGCTGTCATCGTCGTCCTGACTCCTTGGCCGCTGCCGCTCCCAAGCGAGAAGACAAG CTTGGCTTGTGGCGGTGGCGGGTATTACTGGAGTGGAGGCACATTTTGTTTTCCGTTCTCGTCATTCTTGGAAAGGCACAACATGTACGAGGAGGAAGCCATGAGAACTACCAGAGTGGAGATGGGGATGCGCGGCGAGCTGTGGGACGACTCGGCGCTGGTCGACTGCTTGGACCACGCCGTGCCACCTACAAGGCATGCC GCAGGAAGGATGGTATGGAACTGA
- the LOC123081931 gene encoding E3 ubiquitin-protein ligase EL5 produces MARRWLTSDASAPSPAQHSGWDVNRSAVKVAIVGNVVVVLLFFVAIVWRLFFSGRAQEGAAAPGGGGAVIAPSSGESSPCASPRAKGLRKEDLMSLPVYVHRASVEDGGKVECAVCICELRDGDIGRRLPRCGHRFHSECVDRWFRSHATCPLCRALVADGG; encoded by the coding sequence ATGGCCAGGCGATGGCTCACGTCGGACGCCAGCGCGCCCTCTCCGGCGCAGCATTCCGGGTGGGACGTGAACCGGTCGGCCGTCAAGGTTGCCATCGTCGGCAACGTGGTCGTCGTGCTGCTCTTCTTCGTCGCCATCGTTTGGCGCCTCTTCTTCTCGGGGAGAGCTCAAGAAGGCGCCGCGGCTcccggcggcggtggggcggtCATTGCGCCCTCCTCCGGGGAGAGCTCGCCGTGCGCGTCGCCTCGGGCTAAAGGGCTCAGGAAGGAGGACCTCATGTCGTTGCCGGTGTACGTCCACCGCGCGTCCGTTGAGGACGGCGGCAAGGTGGAGTGCGCGGTGTGCATCTGCGAGCTCAGAGACGGCGACATCGGCCGGCGCCTGCCGAGGTGCGGGCACCGCTTCCACTCCGAGTGTGTCGACAGGTGGTTCCGCTCACACGCTACGTGTCCACTCTGCCGCGCTCTTGTGGCAGACGGCGGCTGA